The stretch of DNA TGCACGCCAAATCCTGTTATCCTCCATTATAAACTGGTATAGAGGTGTTGGTGTATGGTGCAACAATTCTTATTTGGTTTCGGGATTGCGGTTTTGGTTGTGACCAATGGAGTTAGAGTAGTATGGGTGGTATGATTGTATTTCGtgcattttcttttatttgacCTTTGGGGTCATTTTTTGTTCTAAGGTTATTGTTTCAGTTGTTCTCGTATGAATGGTTTTTAAAGTTTATAGGAATTCCTGTTGGTGTTATTAGAACTCTTCCTTTGTGAAGAGTATACACGAGTTGGTTTTGCAGACTGTGCTCTTCTAACGCTCAGTTGTATtatcaataaaatttaacaatttaaaaaaaaataaaaaattgcatcattttattaaaaacagTAACAATTAGAGAGAGGTTCCAAGCTTTTTGTTCAAGATCCATTATATTTGCAACACGCCAATTAATAGTACCTGGGCTGCTAGCATGTAATGAATCAAGAGAAGAACCCTTGCCAATCCAATTCTCACCCCCACAATGGAATTGAGCTTCAATCACCTATGGTCCTATACTCCATCGACGTCTCGCTCTAAGGATGAATTTAGAATTACAAATATTCCTCCAAACAAAAATTAGATTATGTCTCAAAGTAGTATTAAGAAAATCACATTGAAAAAACCATTTAGCTTTATAAAGCCTAATAATTATGATTTCTAAACATTTAGCTTCAATCACAAGTGCAATGGCTCAGATTAGTGCCTTCTAATCAGATTTCTAATTTCTTCTCTTTATGTTGCAGGGATTGGATATTCCAGAACATTACCAACAATATGCGTGGAGTGTGTGAAGTAGATTGGACATCGACTTTCATGGTAGCATGTTGGTACTTGTGGACCTGgagaaataaagaaatttttgaaaaaggTTTTCAACGTCCAATTGCCCTACTTATGCGGTTATAAAGATGACTAAAGAGATCGAATGGTGTTTCAACAATCCATGGAGTTGTAATCGACATGACACTATCTTCATTGGATACAAAAGACCTTCAGAGGGGTGGGTGAAGCTCAATTGTGATGGATCTCAGAATAATAGGCTGGACATTGTTAGCTGTGGTGGTTTGTTAAGGGAGTCTGGCAGATGGATAAAAGGCTATTCGCGGAAGCTTGGAGCTTGTGATGCTCTTCATGCGGAGATGTGGGGAATGTACTTGGGATTGGACCTTGCTCGCCAATAGGGAATCAGACAACTTCATGTTGAAAGTGACTCTAAAGTTCTGATTGATATGGTGACAAAGAAAAGTAAATTCAATGGAAACATATCCACCATGGTGCATCGTATCAGACAACTTCTGAAGTTGAATTGGCAAGTTCATTTGTCTCACACTTGGCGTGAAGGAAACCGAAGCGCTGGTTGGCTAGCTAATATCAGCTACTCTCTAAGTTCTTTCAATGTTCATTTTCTCAAGTTTCCGCCTAGGGAGCTTCAGAGTCTTCTTTTTGACGATTTCTCCAGGGCTTGCATGCCTAGAAATATCCGTCTAACTttgtaattttgtttcttttgggCTTCGGCCCTCttttataccaaaaaataatCCTAATAATTACGATATTTGGATGAGTTATAAGGTGCCaactttgtttataaaaaattgcTATATTGAATGCCGATAAATTTTTGAAACTCATACGTCCATCATTAATTTGCATTGAGAGTTTATTTCATAACAACCACCAATGTATTCCTTTATTTTGAGCATCCGAGTGTCACcactaaaaaaaacttatcatCCTTTCAATTCCGTCACAAAGAGAAGTTGGGAGAGAAAAAATACTCATGAAATAAGTTAGAATTGCTTGAAGAACCGATTTGATAAGAATAATTATAAAGAGtagtttgatatatatatatatatatatatactctatTGTGATATTTGTTGTTCTTAAAGCTttactcataaaaaaatattacggTGACAACAAATTTGTTGTCGGACATAACTACAATGTATGTACAAACTcaattattaattagtttattcTTTCATTTCAGATCACATCAATAGttaaaaacatatattataGTGTCGAATATATTGTCAAATTTTCTAATGGTCTGTCAAAGTTCACTTCCATACTTCCTTTCCCGATTACTCAAATGTTCACCCCCGCTATCCCAAATAAAAAAGGTATAAAGTTAAGGGAAAAGCTAACATATTTGAGATAAGAGAGGTCTGTTGTTGCCTCTAAGGGGGGATctgtttaaaaaataacatggtTTATTTGTAGCTGATGGACCATATGCATTGAATGGACCAAACTCTACATCTCGACACACTGAGAGTTAATAGTAccagttttacaaaaaaaatcttgaataaGATTCCCACGGGCATCCCTCAGTAAACCCCCACAAGTCGAGTTTCCACTTGAGGTTGGTCTAGTGATGTTGGCTTTAGTCCTTAGAGTATGcttctctcaaggtctcagaTTCTATTCCTCCTAATACCAATTTCGATGGAATAAGTccatacaagaaaaaaaaaaaaaaaaactgcagcTTTAAACAAATCAAAACGTCTTTATAACAAGAGACTTGCAAGTTAACACAAGATAGTTAAGTACCTAACCATAGTTTATGCTTCcccactactactactactactaaccACCTTTACAAGTTCCAAAGGGACCAACCAAACACACACATCATAAAATCATCACCAAATCAACGCAACAATTGAATACCGTTGAAGTTTTGAGTTACTCACATAAACCTTAGTATTAAATGCTGCAACTAAGACCCTCACCCACCtttcaaacaacaacaaatcaCTAACCCACCCTTTCCCAAATGGAAAATTCCCATTTTCACCCTCCTCCTCCTTCATGTCTTCCTCAAACCCTTtctctccaccaccaccaccaccaccaccacttcCTTACCTCACCAATCTCGGCTTCGGTTACTCCATAGCCATAGCTCTCGGTTTCCTCTTCCTTCTTTCAACCTTAATCCTCTCTTCTTACCTATGTTGTCGTACTTTCCGTAACCGTCATAACCgtcacaacaacaataacaacaacaaccaccacAGAGATGACGGCGTGGTTTTACCGAGGGTAATTTTTGTagcagaagaagatgaagatcgAGATGATGTTGTTTTAGGTTTGGATCAGAATGTGATAAATTCGTATCCTAGGTTACAGTATGGTAAAGATTTGGGACATGATAGTACTTGTTCGATCTGTTTATGTGAGTATAAGGATTTGGAGATGTTAAGGATGATGCCGGAATGTAGACACTATTTTCATCTTTGTTGTCTTGATTCATGGTTGAAACTTAATGGTTCTTGTCCCGTTTGTCGGAATTCACCTATGCCTACGCCGTTGTCGACGCCGTTGCAAGAAGTTGTTCCTCTTTCTCATTACATTGGTGAAAGAAGGGTAAGAaggtgactttttttttttcttttttttaatgtaagaAATTAGCAATTGTATGTAGTGAGTTTGGAAATCTTGGTTGTTGTTGAAGTATGGAATTTGTGGATTGTGGTTAGAATTTAGAAAGATGGAGAATGATGGGGGATTTGTTGGTTTTGATTTGGTTATGAAAAAATTTATGATATTGTTAGGGGTTTGATGATGTGATTTAGTATCAAGATTTTTTGTCTTTCACCTAATCatatttaaggaaaaaaaaattattgaggtTATTGTTTACTTCTATGAATGTTGGACTAGTGTGAAATGTTTTCTCACTACAAAAATGTTCATAATACGAAGTGAGTGTAAGTGAGTGTTTAGTTACATGATTGAATGATCAAAATTCAAACCCATGTCCAACATTGTTTACATTGCAACATTGTTAGAAATTATAAGTCTTAGCTTCTACGTCAACGTGATCTTTCACCGTGATTTGATTCAATGTACCGCAGTTTCAATATCGTTAATAAGTTGATAAGGGATCCCGCCAAACCATATTCGAGTAGTTATTGAATTAATAGGATTGACTTTAAACTTGTCGCGTCACGTAATGCCTTCATGAGTGGTTGTTTTTCATGACGAACACACACCAAATTGTAGATTCAAGTCAGCGCGCCCGTGGTTTCTTA from Trifolium pratense cultivar HEN17-A07 linkage group LG5, ARS_RC_1.1, whole genome shotgun sequence encodes:
- the LOC123886020 gene encoding RING-H2 finger protein ATL67, translated to MSSSNPFSPPPPPPPPLPYLTNLGFGYSIAIALGFLFLLSTLILSSYLCCRTFRNRHNRHNNNNNNNHHRDDGVVLPRVIFVAEEDEDRDDVVLGLDQNVINSYPRLQYGKDLGHDSTCSICLCEYKDLEMLRMMPECRHYFHLCCLDSWLKLNGSCPVCRNSPMPTPLSTPLQEVVPLSHYIGERRVRR